Proteins encoded within one genomic window of Rhododendron vialii isolate Sample 1 chromosome 1a, ASM3025357v1:
- the LOC131303534 gene encoding BTB/POZ domain-containing protein At2g24240-like, translating to MGIQKDRVKFNVGGKIFETTATTLANGGRNSFFGALFDENWNLQTQNSDEYFIDRNPNCFAVLLDLLRTGELCIPSHVPEKLLYREALFYGLLDHVRSAKWGPFDGNRLRFSRSVPGQAPGDGTAIRAGPHGGCCVAHGSVVHVYDWMLQEHPLINLDYQRVNDVGWIDSETVAVTACERLGRGGGGAALFSATTGELRHRFEVTHEDQVKSYTAGALSFSSDNKMFSSCKGRSNEYGIGVWDQITGKQIDFYYEPIGWSLGDADRLQWLHNTNCLLVATLFPRKDNCYISLLDFRDKNMVWSWSDVGAPATDERRVRDAIAMEESASMCVVNEYEDLGFMDLRSSAGSVRWCSRSRLMKGKMPEEPCYPKLALHEGQLFSSMNDSISVFSGPDWVLTSRLRRSFGGSICDFSIGGDRLFALHSEENVFDIWETPPPPVA from the exons ATGGGTATTCAAAAAGACAGAGTGAAATTCAATGTGGGAGGCAAAATCTTTGAAACCACAGCCACAACCCTCGCCAACGGCGGCCGGAATTCCTTCTTCGGCGCGTTATTCGACGAAAACTGGAACCTCCAAACCCAAAACTCCGACGAGTATTTCATCGATCGGAACCCTAATTGCTTTGCTGTTCTATTAGACCTCTTAAGAACAGGGGAGCTCTGTATTCCTTCGCACGTCCCAGAAAAACTCCTATACAGAGAAGCCCTGTTTTATGGGCTCCTGGACCACGTCAGGTCCGCCAAGTGGGGCCCGTTCGACGGGAACAGGCTCCGGTTTTCGCGGTCGGTCCCCGGACAGGCGCCCGGAGACGGGACCGCGATCCGTGCCGGGCCCCACGGTGGATGCTGCGTGGCACATGGGAGTGTTGTACATGTCTATGATTGGATGCTTCAAGAGCACCCTCTGATAAATCTTGATTATCAGAGGGTGAATGATGTTGGTTGGATCGATTCGGAGACGGTGGCAGTCACCGCTTGCGAGCGGCTGGGCCGCGGTGGCGGTGGGGCGGCTCTGTTTAGTGCAACTACAGGGGAGCTCAGGCATAGGTTTGAG GTCACCCATGAGGATCAAGTGAAGAGCTACACAGCTGGTGCATTGAGTTTCAGTTCAGATAACAAGATGTTTTCTAGCTGCAAAGGGAGGAGCAATGAGTATGGGATTGGTGTTTGGGACCAAATCACTGGAAAACAGATAGATTTCTATTATGAGCCAATTGGGTGGTCACTGGGGGATGCAGACAGGCTGCAGTGGCTGCACAACACCAACTGTTTGTTGGTTGCTACTTTGTTCCCTAGGAAGGACAACTGTTACATCAGTCTGTTGGATTTTAGGGATAAAAACATGGTTTGGTCATGGTCGGACGTCGGTGCTCCGGCTACCGATGAGAGGCGGGTCCGGGATGCAATTGCAATGGAGGAGAGTGCTTCTATGTGTGTGGTGAATGAGTATGAGGATTTAGGGTTTATGGATTTGAGGAGCAGTGCTGGGAGTGTGAGGTGGTGCTCAAGGAGTAGGTTAATGAAGGGGAAAATGCCTGAGGAACCTTGTTACCCTAAACTGGCTTTGCATGAGGGCCAGCTTTTTTCGTCGATGAATGATAGCATTTCAGTGTTCTCGGGTCCCGATTGGGTGCTGACATCGAGGCTTCGCCGGAGTTTTGGTGGTTCGATTTGCGATTTCTCGATTGGCGGCGATCGGCTTTTTGCTCTTCATAGTGAGGAGAATGTTTTCGATATCTGGGAGACTCCTCCGCCGCCTGTAGCCTAA
- the LOC131303541 gene encoding omega-6 fatty acid desaturase, chloroplastic: MACTFADSSFLSLGHQQRLNQRHGFAPLKSPGICYFKGKNLPTKRVKRQRPLFPIKRTTIVRAVAVPVAPSPADSLPSPAESAEYRIQLSKTYGFRQIGEPLPDNVTLKDIIGTLPKKVFEIDDMKAWKSVLISVTSYVLGLFMISKSPWFLLPLAWAWTGTAITGFFVIGHDCAHKSFSKNKLVEDIVGTLAFLPLIYPYEPWRFKHDQHHAKTNMLSEDTAWHPVWREEFDSSTVLRKAIIYGYGPFRPWMSIGHWLMWHFDTKKFRPNELKRVKISLACVCAFMAVGWPLIVYQMGIMGWIKFWLMPWLGYHFWMSTFTMVHHTAPHIPFKHSDEWNAARAQLNGTVHCDYPRWIETLCHDINVHIPHHISPRIPSYNLRAAHQSLRDNWGKYLNEATWNWRLMKTILTVCHVYNKEQNYIPFDEIAPKESYPITFLKKVMPDNA; the protein is encoded by the exons ATGGCTTGCACATTCGCTGATTCAAGCTTCCTTTCattg GGCCACCAACAAAGACTAAATCAACGCCATGGTTTTGCCCCACTTAAATCACCAG GTATATGTTATTTCAAGGGGAAAAATCTACCCACAAAAAGGGTCAAACGCCAAAGACCTTTGTTTCCGATAAAGAGGACTACAATTGTACGAGCTGTGGCAGTTCCAGTTGCTCCATCTCCAGCAGATAGCTTACCATCTCCAGCAGAGAGTGCAGAATATAGAATTCAGTTATCCAAGACATATGGTTTTAGGCAAATTGGAGAACCACTTCCAGATAATGTTACTTTGAAGGATATCATTGGTACCCTTCCGAAGAAG GTGTTTGAGATTGATGATATGAAAGCATGGAAGTCGGTCTTAATATCTGTCACTTCCTATGTCTTGGGTCTATTCATGATCTCCAAATCCCCATGGTTTCTACTTCCTCTGGCTTGGGCATGGACTGGGACTGCAATCACAGGG TTCTTTGTTATAGGCCATGATTGTGCACACAAGTCAttctcaaaaaacaaattagttGAAGACATTGTTGGGACTCTGGCCTTTTTGCCGTTGATATACCCCTATGAGCCATGGCGTtttaagcacgatcagcatcACGCAAAAACAAATAT GTTGTCCGAAGATACAGCTTGGCATCCTGTTTGGAGAGAGGAGTTTGATTCATCTACAGTTTTACGAAAGGCAATTATATATGGCTATGGCCCATTTCGACCTTGGATGTCTATAGGTCACTG GTTGATGTGGCACTTTGATACAAAAAAGTTCAGGCCCAATGAACTAAAGAGGGTGAAGATAAGCTTGGCTTGTGTTTGTGCATTCATGGCAGTGGGATGGCCATTGATTGTCTACCAGATGGGGATCATGGGATGGATCAAATTTTGGTTAATGCCATGGTTGGGTTATCACTTTTGG ATGAGCACTTTCACGATGGTCCATCATACAGCTCCCCATATACCTTTCAAACATTCAGATGAATGGAATGCAGCACGAGCTCAGCTCAATGGGACAGTTCACTGTGATTATCCTCGTTG GATTGAGACCCTTTGTCATGATATCAACGTTCACATCCCTCATCACATCTCTCCTAGGATACCAAGCTATAATCTGCGGGCAGCTCATCAGTCTCTCCGCGACAATTGGGGAAAG TATCTGAACGAGGCTACTTGGAACTGGCGTCTAATGAAGACCATATTGACAGTATGCCATGTTTACAACAAGGAGCAAAATTATATCCCTTTCGATGAAATCGCCCCCAAAGAGTCCTATCCGATAACCTTCCTCAAAAAGGTGATGCCTGATAATGCTTGA